In Balaenoptera musculus isolate JJ_BM4_2016_0621 chromosome 16, mBalMus1.pri.v3, whole genome shotgun sequence, the DNA window GCGGGCACCAGCACTCCACAAAGCCCCTCCCCAGACACATGAgctggccctgcccagccctgaaAACTCGCGTCACCCGGGAAACTGGCACAGACAGGTGGGTGAGCAGGACAGCCAGGCCAGACAAGGTCACCTGAGGGTCCAGAGACGAAGGCAGAGGCCCAGCTCGTCCTCTGGGCCAGCCCCCGTGCCATGCCGGCTGCTTCTGTGGGCGTGGGCACGAGGCCACGGAGCCAGGAGGACCACTGCCGCCACGGGCTGCCCCGCACAGGGGACCCTGTCATGTCCCCTCCGGTCCACCCAGGCGGCCTGGAGCCTCGGGGGACCATGGCCCGCCCGGGACCAACCAGGGGAGGACAGAGAGGGCAGTCAGGACTGGGAAGAGTGACCACCAGCACCAGTGACTGCTGGACACACCCCACTGCCCAGGGACCAGAGCTGGCGGCAACCACCAGATGAGAACACGCCCACATCTCCCTGCGTCTCGGGGCCCAGGGCGAGCTCACGGCAGACGCCCTCAGCCCCTCGGCCGTTTCCTGACACCCCACGAGGTGACCGGACACGCCACACGGTGATGCCCCGCCCCACCTGGTGACACGGCAACGGCACAAGGTGATGCTTCCAGCCCCAGGTGGTGacaccccccagccccacacaggCTCCATAAGGCCTGTGGCTGGAGATCCTCCAAAGGTCTCCTGGGGGCAGAGACAGAGGGCGAGGCACTGGCCCAGGGACAGATCCCAGAGCACCGGCCCCGCCACCAGGAGCCTGGAGCCCCCGGCACCAATGTCCAGGACCCACGTGCCGGCTGACGGAGGGGAGCCCCCACTGGCAGCAGAAGAGCAGCTCTGGGCCATAGGCGCTACCTCCGAGGGCAGGCAGCTCAGTGACATTCCTCCTTCCGGCAAAGTCAGACCCCTGGACGTACCTGCgagcaggaggtgggggaggggggggagggaggccccGGCTGCAGCCCGGGAAGAGTGGGTAAGAGAGGAAGCCCCTCCCTGCGCTCACCACCGCCCCATCAGTCAAAGCCGCCATCTTTAAAACCCTCTCCTTTCTCCAAAGGGAAATGAAAGAGCAAGGAGACCTTTTACGGTCCTTTGCAAAACGGCCGCAAAACACAAACTAGCTCTGTTCTCTGAACAGGTGGCCGAAGACTCGCCCGCTTTTAAAGCACCTCTTCTGTGAATCGAAAAGCTGGACAATGTTGCCAGCAAGCGGGGCGATCGTCCAGACGGCCCCCTTCGGAGCAGCGGGCCAGATGGCCAGGGACGTTCGCGTCCCCCTGGCTCACCGAGGCCCAGGGCGGAGGGACAGCCCAGACGCAGACACAGGCTCGGGACGGCCGGAGAGAGGCCGCCCTCCCCGCACACACTCACCTGGTCAGAACCCGAGTTACGTTTCAAACTGGGTTAAGAGCTCCCTTATTTCCGGGGCCACGTGTTGGGCGGCATTGGCAGCCTCTGTTATAGCTTTCCGATACATCCCCTTCTTCTTACGGTTAAATCTCAGTTTGAAAAATTCAGAGAAAGGGGAGAGTTTTGAAATAGACAAGAACGATGTAGTTGGAGAACCAAACCATGAGACTTTCGCTTCTTGCCAGGAGGGCTCCCCGTCCTCCTTCTGGCTAAGACTGATGTCCAGGACACGTGCTGGCCACCAAGGAAAACCATGAACCTTACCCCACACGATGTCCCCTACGGCCACGGTCCTTCCGTCCTCGGTAACGCACTTGGAGACGCTCTGCGTGTGCAGCCTGACCGTCAGCGGTGGGACCGTCGGCCGCGCATCCTTGGACGAGGCCGGCACAGACGCACCGTCGCCGGACGAGAGGTCACACATGTCTGGTGACGTCACTTCTGAGCTGGACGATTTGGACTCGTCCAGGCTGTCGCTGCTCCACACCGACACGCTGGCACAGCCAGTTCTCCGGGGGCAGGCGGCGAGAAAAGCCAGGCCGTCACGCCCGTGTTCACCTCGGGGACACCCCTTGCAGTCGTCGTCCTCGCCGGAACTTCCAGAAGACGAGTCCGCCAGCCCGGAGCGGGCAGAGCCGTCAGCCAGGGGCGCGGGCGAGCCAGCCCGGGGGCCGCGACCACAGCCCTTGAGCTCTTCCACCAGCTCGGCCCTGTAGACGGGCTCCTGCTCGCCAGCCCCCGGGCGGTGGGGCTTCAGGCGGATCTTGGGGGGCGGCGGGGCAGCGCTGGGGGGCAGGGGCCGCGTCAGCTTCAGCTTGGGGATGGAGGCGGGGGCCCCGGCGGGTGGCCTGTCCCTGGGCACCTCGGGGTCTGGGCCTCCGGGCGGGGCCTGCGGGGGGCAGAAGGGCTCCAGGGAGCCGTGCACGCGGGAGGGGATCTCCACCACCTCGCCGGTGCCCTGGGGCGTGCTGTAGGAGATCTTGATGACCGGGCTCCGGGGGACCCGGGCCCGCGCCTCCTGCCGCCTCTCCCTCTTGCTCCTCTTGGCGGTGGCGTCGCCTCCACCGTCGGGGTCCTCGGGCTTTCGGGGCTCCCTGCGCGGCCGGGGGGTGGCCGGGGGGCCGGGGCTGGCCTCCGGGGGGCTCAGGGTGCTCTTGCacttctcacagagcacctggcGGGGCCGCAGGCGGATGGGGCTCAGGGCCAGGTGGCCAGGGTCGCGGTTGCGGGACAGGCGCCTGCGTGTCCTCTTGATGCCCCGGGGGGGCGGCTGCGGCACCCACTGCCGGTACGTGTTCCTCAGCCAGagcgggggagggaagggggcgcCTTCAAAATAGGGCGGGAACGGGGGCAGGCTTCCGGCGGGCAGCGGGGGCAGCTCGGGGCTGGCGGTCTCAGGGGCCTGGTCCCCACCGGGAGGTGGCGGGGGGCCTGTCCCCAGCTGCATCGCCTCTGTGTCCCCCTCCGTGGGGGCCGGCCCGTGGCAGCCGTTGACAGGCGGGTCCTGGGCCTGGGGCGGCGGAGCCGACGGGGGCAGGCCGAAGAGGCCGGACCTGGCGGTGGGGAGACAGAAGGGGACAGTCAGGACAGGGAGGGCCCCGCCGCAAGCAGACCCCACTCCCGGAGGGCCCAGCGGCATCCCCGGGCTTTAACAGAGGCAAGCACCCCAGCACGTGCCCCGGGGGCGTCCCAGCTGCGGGCTGCGCTCTCTGAAGTCACGCGACCAGCGACCAGCATGGAGACCGTCGGCCCGACAGGCACTGAGCATCCACAGCTCACCTCGTGGCAACAGGGGGGACGCGGGCTCGAAGCTGGAGGCTCCCCAGGACCCGGTGCAGGCCTGGGGCCCAGGAAGCCTGGGGACGGGCCTGACCTGGCCTGCGGGGGGCCGGCTGCTGTGTGGCCAGCGGCCACAGGCCTCACAGGCCTCACCCACTCAGGCCCCTCCTCCCTGAGGGAAGCACTCCCAGAGGGAAGACCCCACGTGTGTCCCTGGGAGGACCCCCAGTCCCAGGACAGCCCATAGGACCGAGGTCCCGGGTGCCGGACgtgtgtctgggggtgggggccacTCGTGGCCAGGCCCAGCAAGGACAGGGGTCAGCCACCAAACCAGAGCCCCGGGCCTGGGAGTGAGCCCGCTCCCTCCTGAATGCTGAGTTGGGCCCACCTGTTCCCACGGCTCTCAGGTGAGGGTGTCACTCAGGCCGCCCCTGCCCACCACGACCTGGAAGGACCACCCCTCCTGCCAGCACCCCCGGCCCCTTCCCTGAGGACCTCCAGCTCCAGGACAGAGTGGGCCAGGCGGCACCGATAAGGCCATGTGACCCATGGGAAGGGGCCAGAGAAAGCAGGAGGCCCCCCTCCCGCGAGGACCCACAGCTGAGCCTGAGCGTGTGGCCGGCACCTCCGGGGCCCCCCAGTCGGGACTCTCTCCCCGGGAAGCTCGGGGCCAGCGGCCTCCACTCAGGTGTCCCGGCATCAAATGGCTTGGGAGTAGCGCCCTTCTAGAGCCAATGACCGTCACCGCCAGACCCCGCGCTGGGAATGTGGGGAAGTCACATCTGATCAGCAAGCTGCTCTCGGAGCCACAGGAAAGCACAAGTAAGGAAAGCCAAGCCCAAACAGGCTACACCTTCCTTTGGCGGTGACACACATAACTTTAAACACATGCGATTTAATTTGTAAGACTGCTTTAGCTAAAAGCTGTTAGTTTTCACTTTTAAGCACAGAATAGACTTTGAGCCAAGTTAAGAGAAACGAGGATTAGAATATTGTACCTCAGTGTCTCCCTCCCTTGTGTAATTCAATCAGAGTAGAAAAGATAAGTGAGCTTTGCTGTTTCTCAAAGAAGTCATTTCTCAAAAATGACTTCTGCATCTACAGGGTCCAGCAAACCAGGGCCACGGCCACCTGCCCTCTGCTTGGCCATGGAGGATGCAGCTCATTCAGACGGCTGACCTGTGACCTGTGACCTGTGACCATGactgagggagaagaggggaggggagggggagggggaggggtacagaaagagagagagaaagagagatggcaGTAGGGCCAGCCTGGTGGGGAGCGTCCAGCCACGGGCCAGCAGTAGGGGACTTGGCCCCCTGTGAGGTGGGATTCTGCGCTGGGTGGGGGGCAGCCCTTGcgatccctcccctcccccctcctcccctcccccctccccatcaccCGTGGGCATGTGGCTCTTCAAGGGCCCCTCTCCCTGGAAGGACCAAGCCGTTCCCACCCGACTCGCACCCACTGCGGCCCCCGCAGCCACAGGCCCCCACGTCCCAGCCGACCAATGGCGACAACAAGAACCACAGACCACGTCTGTCAGCGGTGGCCGCACGCGGGGTGCGTCTCACGGCTCCTGCAGCCACCACGGGAAGCAGGCGTGTATGATTTCCACCAGGATGGGCGGAGACTTTcaggggtgggaaagggggcCCCAGGATCATGCCCTGACTGTCGGCCGCCCTCTCACCAGCCCCAGGTTGGGCACTGGGCACAGAGGCTCCACACCCCACGGCCCCCAGGCCAAGTCAGCCACCAGGTTTTGTAAGTCAGGTGTGACTGGCACACAGCCGCGCCCACTGCCCGCGCAGGGCCCCTGCGGCACTGCTGAGCACCTGTGACAAACACCGCATGGCCACCAGCCCTTCACGGAAAAAGTCTGCCTGTGTCCAGGTGTGGGCGACAAGCCCCCACCCAGGGGCGTGACAGGCTGGTG includes these proteins:
- the PWWP2B gene encoding PWWP domain-containing protein 2B isoform X1, with protein sequence MEPRAGCRLPVRVEQVVNGALLVTVSCGERSFAGILLDCTKKSGLFGLPPSAPPPQAQDPPVNGCHGPAPTEGDTEAMQLGTGPPPPPGGDQAPETASPELPPLPAGSLPPFPPYFEGAPFPPPLWLRNTYRQWVPQPPPRGIKRTRRRLSRNRDPGHLALSPIRLRPRQVLCEKCKSTLSPPEASPGPPATPRPRREPRKPEDPDGGGDATAKRSKRERRQEARARVPRSPVIKISYSTPQGTGEVVEIPSRVHGSLEPFCPPQAPPGGPDPEVPRDRPPAGAPASIPKLKLTRPLPPSAAPPPPKIRLKPHRPGAGEQEPVYRAELVEELKGCGRGPRAGSPAPLADGSARSGLADSSSGSSGEDDDCKGCPRGEHGRDGLAFLAACPRRTGCASVSVWSSDSLDESKSSSSEVTSPDMCDLSSGDGASVPASSKDARPTVPPLTVRLHTQSVSKCVTEDGRTVAVGDIVWGKVHGFPWWPARVLDISLSQKEDGEPSWQEAKVSWFGSPTTSFLSISKLSPFSEFFKLRFNRKKKGMYRKAITEAANAAQHVAPEIRELLTQFET
- the PWWP2B gene encoding PWWP domain-containing protein 2B isoform X3 — its product is MQLGTGPPPPPGGDQAPETASPELPPLPAGSLPPFPPYFEGAPFPPPLWLRNTYRQWVPQPPPRGIKRTRRRLSRNRDPGHLALSPIRLRPRQVLCEKCKSTLSPPEASPGPPATPRPRREPRKPEDPDGGGDATAKRSKRERRQEARARVPRSPVIKISYSTPQGTGEVVEIPSRVHGSLEPFCPPQAPPGGPDPEVPRDRPPAGAPASIPKLKLTRPLPPSAAPPPPKIRLKPHRPGAGEQEPVYRAELVEELKGCGRGPRAGSPAPLADGSARSGLADSSSGSSGEDDDCKGCPRGEHGRDGLAFLAACPRRTGCASVSVWSSDSLDESKSSSSEVTSPDMCDLSSGDGASVPASSKDARPTVPPLTVRLHTQSVSKCVTEDGRTVAVGDIVWGKVHGFPWWPARVLDISLSQKEDGEPSWQEAKVSWFGSPTTSFLSISKLSPFSEFFKLRFNRKKKGMYRKAITEAANAAQHVAPEIRELLTQFET
- the PWWP2B gene encoding PWWP domain-containing protein 2B isoform X2; amino-acid sequence: MEPRAGCRLPVRVEQVVNGALLVTVSCGERSFAGILLDCTKKSGLFGLPPSAPPPQAQDPPVNGCHGPAPTEGDTEAMQLGTGPPPPPGGDQAPETASPELPPLPAGSLPPFPPYFEGAPFPPPLWLRNTYRQWVPQPPPRGIKRTRRRLSRNRDPGHLALSPIRLRPRQVLCEKCKSTLSPPEASPGPPATPRPRREPRKPEDPDGGGDATAKRSKRERRQEARARVPRSPVIKISYSTPQGTGEVVEIPSRVHGSLEPFCPPQAPPGGPDPEVPRDRPPAGAPASIPKLKLTRPLPPSAAPPPPKIRLKPHRPGAGEQEPVYRAELVEELKGCGRGPRAGSPAPLADGSARSGLADSSSGSSGEDDDCKGCPRGEHGRDGLAFLAACPRRTGCASVSVWSSDSLDESKSSSSEVTSPDMCDLSSGDGASVPASSKDARPTVPPLTVRLHTQSVSKCVTEDGRTVAVGDIVWGRRQ